From a region of the Sesamum indicum cultivar Zhongzhi No. 13 linkage group LG3, S_indicum_v1.0, whole genome shotgun sequence genome:
- the LOC105159431 gene encoding uncharacterized protein LOC105159431 has protein sequence MMYDPATPFSHHTHADWGRLAQTHDQSCSNEYSNDQELVVQFRPNHNEEFLESDDSGVCSPPLWKNSPSDQPLLSHHIYSSLSPNSRVQAITRGQRELMEMVKDMPESSYELSLKDLVEHHHSVELTQTPHQLERENPKNQSLQRGGVVRVKSLERKNIIMRSGSFENKGMFLNMVFPFSFNSKKKKSFASNNNSWKVSPKPEVVKVGGERDWWKKKFTGSSDSDSSRTSNNSGSSGTTESSGGSSSCRSNSGGGRKKNGCRTCCWPFFSRRKISVE, from the exons ATGATGTATGATCCAGCAACTCCATTCTCTCATCATACTCATGCCGATTGGGGTAGATTGGCACAAACCCATGATCAGAGTTGCAGCAACGAGTATAGTAATGATCAAGAACTTGTGGTTCAGTTTCGGCCAAACCATAATGAAGAATTCTTGGAAAGTGATGATTCCGGCGTTTGCTCACCGCCTCTGTGGAAGAACAGCCCATCTGATCAGCCCCTCCTCAGCCACCATATCTACAGCTCTTTATCACCAAACTCTAGAGTGCAAGCGATAACTAGAGGGCAGAGGGAACTCATGGAGATGGTGAAAGACATGCCTGAATCATCGTATGAACTTTCATTAAAAGATCTTGTTGAGCATCATCACAGTGTGGAATTAACTCAAACCCCTCATCAGTTGGAAAGAGAAAATCCTAAGAATCAGAGTTTGCAGCGAGGGGGAGTCGTAAGAGTGAAGAGTCTGGAGagaaagaatataataatgaGAAGTGGGAGCTTTGAGAATAAAGGGATGTTTCTGAATATGgtgtttccattttctttcaactccaagaaaaagaagagctttgctagtaataataatagttggaAAGTCTCTCCCAAGCCTGAGGTGGTAAAGGTTGGTGGTGAAAGGGATTGGTGGAAGAAGAAATTTACTGGCTCTAGTGATAGTGATAGTAGCAGAACAAGTAATAATAGTGGCAGCAGCGGCACCACTGAAAGCAGCGGCGGCAGCAGTAGCTGCCGGAGCAATAGCGGCGGTGGCAG GAAAAAGAATGGCTGCCGAACATGTTGCTGGCCTTTTTTCTCCAGAAGAAAGATATCTGTAGAGTAA